One Myxococcota bacterium genomic region harbors:
- a CDS encoding MXAN_5187 C-terminal domain-containing protein, giving the protein MAGETIEEQLQILDHKLSQLKREYDQYFLGTRPREPVLLRGDVNKMVAKLSNLHIQNTGARFKFSSLCSRFQAFRRQWDETLRKIEAGTYERHQFKAKIHGVGGSKVGGPPGPKPDAGRGEDLFQNYMDARLACGESVKGLTREKVEGVIEKQRAQLTKKFGAEAQFSFRVAVEDGKVRLKASRKTG; this is encoded by the coding sequence GTGGCCGGTGAAACGATCGAAGAGCAGCTGCAGATCCTGGATCACAAGCTCTCGCAGCTGAAGCGGGAGTACGACCAGTACTTCCTCGGAACCCGGCCCCGCGAGCCGGTCCTGCTGCGCGGCGACGTCAACAAGATGGTCGCGAAGCTCTCGAACCTCCACATCCAGAACACGGGTGCGCGCTTCAAGTTCAGCAGCCTGTGTTCCCGGTTCCAGGCCTTCCGGCGTCAGTGGGACGAGACGCTGCGCAAGATCGAGGCGGGCACCTACGAGCGCCACCAGTTCAAGGCGAAGATCCATGGGGTCGGTGGCTCGAAGGTCGGCGGTCCGCCTGGCCCGAAGCCCGATGCTGGCAGGGGCGAGGACCTCTTCCAGAACTACATGGACGCCCGCCTCGCCTGCGGCGAGAGCGTCAAGGGTCTGACGCGCGAGAAGGTGGAGGGCGTGATCGAGAAGCAGCGCGCCCAGCTCACGAAGAAGTTCGGGGCCGAAGCCCAGTTCTCGTTCCGGGTCGCGGTCGAGGACGGCAAGGTCCGGCTCAAGGCGTCCCGCAAGACCGGCTGA
- a CDS encoding NAD(P)/FAD-dependent oxidoreductase: MAVGALRVGIIGCGSAGPAAALLLATAGHAVELFERAPALLPVGTGFMLQPTGLQVLEVLGLRDAAAAHGAPLVGIDAATDRGRRLLDLRYDDWLPGARAYGMHRATLLEILAAALEAASVPLHTGSDVTGWEADGDARWLCVDGQRQGPFDLVIIAGGARSAARGWTGLPHRARPYPWGALWTIAPDPERVFTDTLQQVVRGTHTMVGFLPTGTRGDDSTATPLVSFFYSVRADAEAAVRAAGAEALHAQIVSLEPRAAPLLETVPIEAWSFAGYLDVVMPRWHGDGWVALGDAGHAMSPQLGQGVNLALWDAWVLAQCLAEHDALDTALSDYTARRRVHLAFYQRFTRWLTPFFQSSIPSAGFVRDLALPLALGIPPLRRQMIRTMAGVKRGFLRRSLRLSESSISERLRADA, encoded by the coding sequence ATGGCGGTCGGAGCGCTGCGGGTGGGGATCATCGGATGCGGCAGCGCCGGGCCGGCGGCGGCCCTGCTCCTGGCGACGGCGGGTCACGCCGTCGAGCTCTTCGAACGCGCGCCCGCGCTCCTGCCGGTGGGGACCGGGTTCATGCTCCAGCCCACCGGTTTGCAGGTCCTCGAGGTCCTCGGGCTCCGAGACGCGGCCGCGGCGCACGGTGCGCCCCTGGTGGGCATCGACGCCGCGACGGACAGGGGCCGGCGTCTACTCGACCTCCGCTACGACGATTGGCTACCGGGCGCGCGCGCCTATGGCATGCACCGCGCGACCCTGCTCGAGATCCTCGCCGCGGCCCTCGAGGCCGCCTCGGTTCCCCTGCACACGGGATCGGACGTCACGGGCTGGGAGGCCGATGGGGACGCGCGCTGGCTGTGCGTCGACGGTCAGCGCCAGGGACCCTTCGACCTGGTGATCATCGCGGGCGGCGCGCGCTCCGCCGCTCGCGGCTGGACCGGCCTGCCCCACCGCGCGCGCCCCTACCCCTGGGGTGCGCTCTGGACGATCGCGCCCGACCCCGAGCGGGTGTTCACCGACACCCTCCAACAGGTCGTTCGCGGTACCCACACGATGGTGGGTTTCCTCCCGACGGGCACCCGCGGTGACGACTCGACTGCCACCCCGCTGGTCAGCTTCTTCTACAGCGTGCGGGCCGACGCTGAGGCCGCTGTGCGTGCCGCCGGTGCCGAAGCCCTCCACGCCCAGATCGTTTCCCTCGAACCGCGTGCAGCGCCGCTCCTCGAGACCGTGCCGATCGAGGCCTGGTCCTTCGCCGGCTACCTCGACGTCGTGATGCCGCGCTGGCACGGCGACGGCTGGGTCGCTCTCGGCGATGCGGGCCACGCGATGAGCCCTCAGCTGGGCCAGGGGGTGAACCTGGCCCTGTGGGACGCCTGGGTGCTGGCCCAGTGCCTCGCGGAACACGACGCACTCGACACCGCGCTGTCCGACTACACAGCGCGCCGCCGCGTCCACCTCGCCTTCTACCAACGCTTCACGCGCTGGCTCACACCCTTCTTCCAGTCGTCGATCCCGAGCGCCGGGTTCGTCCGCGACCTCGCCCTGCCCCTCGCGCTGGGGATTCCACCGCTGCGACGTCAGATGATCCGCACGATGGCCGGGGTAAAGCGCGGCTTCCTGCGCCGCAGTCTTCGACTCTCCGAGTCCTCGATCTCCGAACGACTTCGCGCCGACGCGTGA
- the bioD gene encoding dethiobiotin synthase: MTSARGVFVSGTDTGVGKTVVACAIARGLRERGVDVGVMKPIETGVGPDGPLDAQALREAAGNPDPLEAVCPMRFAQPSAPTAAARDEGRQLSLEPLDAGFEALRARHDFLVVEGAGGVLVPVTDDCSMLALAKRWALPLVLVARANLGTINHTWLSLAAAERAGVPVAGLVISHSTGPLSEADAANLEVLRRDPRAPWLGEVPPLAPGEVPKPDALNLSALLAR, from the coding sequence GTGACTTCCGCGCGCGGCGTGTTCGTGAGCGGCACCGATACCGGCGTCGGCAAGACGGTCGTGGCGTGTGCGATTGCCCGTGGATTGCGGGAACGCGGCGTCGACGTGGGCGTCATGAAGCCGATCGAAACCGGTGTGGGACCGGACGGTCCGCTCGACGCCCAGGCGTTGCGCGAAGCGGCGGGGAACCCGGACCCGCTCGAAGCCGTGTGCCCCATGCGGTTCGCCCAGCCGTCGGCGCCGACGGCGGCAGCGCGGGACGAAGGGCGCCAGTTGTCGCTCGAACCGCTCGACGCGGGCTTCGAAGCCCTGCGCGCACGTCATGATTTCCTCGTGGTGGAAGGCGCCGGTGGCGTGCTCGTCCCGGTGACCGATGACTGCTCGATGCTCGCGCTGGCAAAGCGCTGGGCGCTCCCGCTGGTGCTCGTCGCGCGGGCGAACCTCGGGACCATCAACCACACCTGGCTGTCGCTCGCGGCCGCCGAGCGCGCCGGGGTACCCGTCGCGGGGCTCGTGATCAGCCACTCGACCGGCCCGCTCTCGGAAGCGGATGCGGCGAACCTCGAAGTGCTGCGGCGCGACCCCCGTGCCCCCTGGCTCGGAGAGGTTCCGCCCCTGGCGCCGGGGGAGGTCCCGAAGCCGGACGCGCTGAACCTGTCCGCGCTGCTGGCGCGCTGA
- the bioF gene encoding 8-amino-7-oxononanoate synthase: protein MRVLDGAQAPRMVVDGREVLLFAGSNYLDLAHHPEVVEAASRAARDYGCASGGSRLINGNLRLHEELEEGLAKFFDTEAALAFNTGYAANVGVIPALVGRGDVVVSDALSHASIVDGCRLSKADVRVFPHGDVAALEAALEGAARDYRRVLLAIDGVYSMDGDVAPVAEMVALAKRFDAMVLLDDAHGTGTLGARGRGSTELCGVKDGIDVLLGTLGKAIGSFGAFIVGSHALRELLVNVARSFIFSCALAPPQVAAASAALRLVEREPARRERLQANAARLRARLADHGIATAPSTTQIVPVQIGENATTMAVCEALLERGFYAQGIRHPSVPEGTARLRITPMATHTDGEIDALADAVADEIARRL, encoded by the coding sequence ATGCGCGTGCTCGACGGCGCCCAGGCGCCTCGGATGGTCGTCGATGGGCGCGAGGTGTTGCTCTTCGCGGGCAGCAACTACCTCGACCTCGCGCATCACCCGGAGGTCGTCGAAGCGGCGAGTCGCGCGGCGCGCGACTACGGCTGCGCGAGCGGCGGCTCGCGTCTGATCAACGGCAACCTGCGGCTCCACGAAGAGCTCGAGGAAGGCCTCGCGAAGTTCTTCGACACCGAAGCCGCGCTCGCCTTCAACACCGGCTACGCGGCGAACGTCGGCGTGATCCCCGCCTTGGTCGGACGCGGCGACGTGGTCGTCTCGGACGCGCTCTCCCACGCCTCGATCGTCGACGGCTGCCGGCTCTCGAAGGCCGACGTCCGCGTCTTTCCCCACGGCGACGTCGCAGCCCTCGAAGCCGCGCTCGAAGGAGCCGCGCGCGACTACCGGCGCGTGCTGCTCGCGATCGACGGCGTCTACAGCATGGATGGGGACGTCGCGCCGGTCGCCGAGATGGTCGCGCTGGCGAAGCGCTTCGACGCGATGGTGCTGCTCGACGACGCCCACGGCACCGGCACGCTCGGCGCGCGAGGGCGGGGCAGCACCGAGCTCTGCGGCGTGAAGGATGGCATCGACGTCCTGCTCGGCACCCTCGGCAAGGCGATCGGTTCCTTTGGGGCCTTCATCGTCGGCAGTCACGCACTGCGGGAGCTGCTCGTCAACGTCGCCCGCTCCTTCATCTTCAGCTGTGCGCTGGCCCCGCCCCAGGTCGCGGCCGCGAGCGCGGCGCTGCGGCTCGTCGAACGCGAGCCCGCGCGGCGCGAACGCTTGCAGGCGAACGCCGCGCGACTGCGCGCGCGACTCGCGGATCACGGCATCGCCACGGCGCCCAGCACCACGCAGATCGTGCCCGTCCAGATCGGCGAAAACGCGACGACGATGGCGGTCTGCGAGGCGCTGCTCGAGCGCGGCTTCTATGCCCAGGGGATTCGACACCCCTCGGTGCCCGAAGGAACCGCGCGCCTGCGCATCACCCCGATGGCCACCCACACCGACGGCGAGATCGACGCGCTCGCCGACGCGGTGGCCGACGAGATCGCGCGACGCCTGTGA
- the bioB gene encoding biotin synthase BioB, whose protein sequence is MFERYQKLAERALADEAPSEADALWILDGDDVALLPLLHAAFAPRERHFGRRVMVHVLNNVQNGLCPEDCGYCSQSRDSDAPIRKYKMKDRETILAEAEHAAKSGASRYCMVMSGRGPSLALTRKLADTVREVKERYPIEVCLSVGLLEEEHARILADAGLDRLNHNLNTSESHYGEICSTHTYQDRVNTLVAARKCGIEPCSGLILGMGETSQDVLEVGFRLRELEVPSIPVNFLIPIDGNLVTDDGSLSPERCLRALCLMRLINPRAELRAAGGREGHLRHLEPLALWPANSLFVEGYLTTKGDAVNDTYRMIREAGFEVEGNPLAPSPHDAPIAVSDDGGFRLRGGDGEILKPEIARGDA, encoded by the coding sequence GTGTTCGAGCGTTACCAGAAGCTGGCCGAGCGGGCCCTGGCCGACGAGGCCCCGTCCGAGGCCGACGCGCTGTGGATCCTGGATGGCGACGACGTCGCGCTCCTCCCGCTGCTGCACGCGGCCTTCGCCCCGCGCGAACGTCACTTCGGCCGGCGCGTCATGGTGCACGTGCTGAACAACGTGCAGAACGGCCTCTGCCCCGAAGACTGCGGCTACTGCTCCCAGTCGCGCGATTCCGACGCTCCGATCCGCAAGTACAAGATGAAGGACCGCGAGACGATCCTCGCCGAGGCCGAGCACGCCGCGAAGTCGGGGGCGAGCCGGTACTGCATGGTCATGTCGGGCCGGGGCCCGAGCCTGGCCCTCACCCGGAAGCTCGCCGACACGGTGCGCGAGGTGAAGGAGCGCTACCCGATCGAGGTGTGTCTCTCGGTCGGCCTCCTCGAAGAAGAGCACGCGCGCATCCTCGCCGACGCCGGACTCGATCGCCTGAACCACAATCTGAACACGAGCGAGTCTCACTACGGCGAGATCTGCTCGACCCATACCTATCAGGACCGGGTGAACACGCTGGTCGCCGCGCGGAAGTGCGGCATCGAGCCCTGCAGCGGATTGATCCTCGGCATGGGCGAGACCAGTCAGGACGTGCTCGAAGTCGGTTTCCGGCTGCGGGAGCTCGAAGTGCCCTCGATCCCGGTGAACTTCCTGATCCCGATCGACGGCAACCTGGTCACCGACGACGGCAGCCTTTCACCCGAGCGCTGTCTGCGCGCGCTGTGCTTGATGCGCCTGATCAATCCGCGGGCCGAGCTGCGCGCGGCCGGTGGACGCGAAGGCCACCTGCGTCACCTCGAACCGCTCGCGCTCTGGCCGGCGAACTCGCTCTTCGTCGAGGGCTACCTCACCACGAAGGGCGACGCGGTGAACGACACCTACCGGATGATCCGCGAGGCGGGCTTCGAGGTGGAAGGCAACCCGCTCGCCCCCTCGCCCCACGATGCACCGATCGCCGTCTCCGATGACGGCGGGTTCCGACTGCGCGGCGGCGACGGCGAGATCCTGAAGCCCGAGATCGCGCGCGGGGACGCGTGA